The region CACAGGTCTTCAAGATGTCTGACATCatgtcttatgatggcagctcagACCCCAGCGACCACCTCTCAAAGTTCAACAGGCTGATGTCGGTGCATCACGTCTCTAAGGAtgccaagtgtcatgtgttctTGATAACTTTAACGGGACCAGTAGACGAGTGGTTCAAGAAACACAGGCTGGGATCCATTTAGCCGTGGCACCAACTATCATCTTCCTTCTGAAGACAGTTTATAGCAGCTCGGAAGGTTAGCTTTGAGGTtaatgctttggccaacataaagtaAGGACCCTTCGAGACTCTCAAGGCATATATTAAACGCTTCAAAGAGGAAGCTACGaggaccaagagggtcgatgatggccaacAACTGATGGAATTGTAGGTCGGCATATGCGTGGGGTCCCATTGTGGTAAGACCTCCAACAAAGAGGGTGCCGACGGCTTGACGACTTCATCCGTTgagcacaagaatatatcagctGGAAGGATGCCCAGATTGGAGTATTTTGGGGGCCCATCGCCTTTCCCACTCAAACAGCACCTGGCCCCGTCGCTTTGGGGATCTAGTATCTGCCTTACGCTCCTGTCCAACCAAGTTTGGGGGAGTCTAGTCCAGACCAAGTGTCCCACCAACTGGCTTTAGTGCCATGCCAATCGCTGGTTTCAGTGCGACTCCAATGAGATACGGAGTAGCGCCCACTGGGTGCAATGCTTCAGCCTGCATTCATTGCTAGAGTTTTCGCTCCATCCCAGTTTGTCGCACCTAGTCAGACCCCTGCAACAGTAGATGCGGGGACAAGGGCAAGGACAAGGGCTGAAAGCTGAAGGCGAAATGGGATCACAGAGGCTGAACATGGGACTACCCCCGACGCGAAGTATGTCTCACAGTACTCCAAGTACACAGACTTGGTAGACTCCTATGAGAATATCTTGTGGCTACGGAACAACATGTGCATTACTGGAAGCCACAACCCATCCGGAGGGACAGGAAAAGGTGAGATCCCGGCAAgatttgtcattttcacaacaatATAGGGCATCACACCAATGAGTGCCActagctcaaagatgagattgaaaacctcatcaagttggGGCACCTCCTCCAATACGCTCAAAGCAGGCCTCGCCAATCTCCGACCCCAGTAACGGTAATGCCTGCACAACCTGCTGGTCCACTATCTCCAAGCCCGATACTCATGGCTCTGCCACAACCAATAGTAAACAGGTCCCCTCCAGTGAATGGCAGAGTAGGGACTATCTCGGGAGGACCCCACTTGGGGGCACTTCTAAGGGCTCATAGAACAGGTATGCATGAGCCTTAAACCATGATGATGAGCTCTTGGCCTTGACTCAATTTCTAGCCCAGATGCCACGGATGACTGACCAAGAAATCACATTCTCTTAGGACGATGCTCAGAGAGTTCAATTCCCACACCACGATCCTTTAGCGATCGAGTGCCAGGTGTCCAACAAGATGGTGGCTAagatcctggtggacaatgggagttcaATGAACCTCTTGTTCAAGTCCGCCTTCGAGAAGATCGGGCTAACCACAAGCGACCTGTCCCCGTGCCCCTCAACTCTTTATGGATTCTCGGGAGAAGGTCTCATACTAATGGGCCAGATCAAGTTACCCGTGACACTAGGGGACGAATCACCATACCTTCAGATATTGCACTTTCATGGTGCTTGATTGTCCCTTTGCGTATAATGCCATTTTAGGGCGTCCGACCTTGGTGGAGTTCAGTGTCGTCACCTCAATTCGGCATCTATGCATGAAATTTCTCACAGAGTCAGGAATTTGTACAGTCCAAGGAGACGAAAAGGAGGAAAGGCAATGATATAACGTCTCCCTCTGGCAACTAGTAATGGTAGTCGAGGCGAGGGACTATGAACAGTCTCTTCTGGAGAATGCGTAAGTGCTAGCGGTGCTGGCTGAAGAGGCAGATGAGTTGGACCCGCGGGTTGAAGAGGATAGAGCAGTTGAGCCGATGAAGGAAGTCGAGGAGTCAGCTCTCGACACGGTCACTCCTGATAGGAGGAccaagattgggaaaaatctggaGGGGAAAGTCTGAAACTCGCTCCTAGCCTTTCTCCAAGAAAACTAgaatgtcttcgcctggtctcactcTGACATGACAAGCATTGACCCAAATATCATTTTCCATGCCTTGAATGTTGATCCAAACATCGCTCCAATCCAATAGAAGCGAAGAACATTTGACCAGACTAGAGCGAAAGCATTAAAGGCAGAGGTGGACAAACTGCTGGCGAACAGTTTCATCCAAAGCGCACAGTATCCCATGTGGGTATCCAATCTGGTCCTCATGCCTAAACCAAACGAAACCTAGAGGACCTACATAGACTTCTCCATCCTGTATAAGGCCTGCCTTAAGGACTACTTCCCACTGCCGAAGATCgatcagatggtcgatgccatCACCGAGTACAAActtttgtccttcatggacacgTACTCGGGGTATAACTAGATTTCCATGCAAATGGACAACTAAGTTTAAAATTAtaaggtaatgcccttcggacttaAGAATGTTGGGGCCACCTACCAAGGGCTCTTAAACCAAATGTTCAAAGAGTAGTTGGGACAGAATACGGacgtgtatgtggatgacatggtGGTGAAGTCCCGAATGGCCCCTGAACACGTGAGGGAACTCACAGAGGTGTTCTTGGTGTTTCGCAAGTTTAGAATAAagttaaacccccaaaagtgcactttttgcgTTGGCTGAGGAAATTTCCTGGGCTTCATCGTCAGTGCttggggaatagaggcaaaccctgaAAAGATGAAAGCCCTAATCAACATGCCATCTCCCTGaaggcataaggatgtccagagcctcACTAGGAGGATCGCTGCTCTGAGTCATTTTGTTTCCAAGGCGACGGACAAGGGCATCCCGTTCTTTAACATCCTTTGAGGAGGACAAAGGTTTGAATGGAAAGAGGAATGTGAGCAAGCATTCCAGCAACTGAAGGATCATATGGAAAACCCTCCTATCCTATCAAAGCCCGTGGACAAGTAACCCCTCTTACTCTACATGGTTATCTCTGAGAATGCCACCAGTGTCGCCTTAGTCCGTGAGGAGGGCCATGTCCAGCAccccgtgtactatgtgagcaaaaggCTCCTTGGAGCGAAAACCAGGTACTCACTCATGGAGAAGTTTACCTTTTGCCTGATGGTATCTTCTCAGAAGCTAAGGCCCTACTTTTAGGCATTTCCCATCAAAGTCCTCACGAACCACCCCTTGCGACAAGTCCTCCAAAACCAGAGTCATCTGGGAGACTTCTGAAGTGGTCTATCAAACTTAGTCAGTTCAACGTCGCTTATCTCCCAAGGATGACCATAAAAGGGTAGGAATTGGTAGATTTCATCGCTCAGTGCAGGAGAAATCATGAGGGACTTATGGACGCCCTGATAGATAGGCCCACATGGAAGCTATATGTCGATAGGTCATCGAATGAAAATGGGGTTGGGGCAGGTCTCATTTTAGTATCCCCCGAAGGGCACATGGTCCACAAAAACCTAAGATTTATGTTCGACTCCTCTAAAAATGAAGCAAAGTATGAGGCATTGATTGTTGGGCTTTGAGTTGCACTTGAGCTTAAATCTGAGGGCCTCAAGATTTTCAGTGACTCATAGCTGGTAGTTAATTAGGTACTTGGGGAGTACCAGGTCCGAGGAACGAAAATGGATGCTTACCTAGCAAAGACCCAAGAGATGCTACATGGCTTCAAAAAATTCACAATTTGACAAGTGCCACGGGAACAGAACTCGAACGCTGAAGCCTTGGCCATGCCCGCAACCACCACACTACAacaatatttagtatatattacattaaagaataaCATATATTTAGAAGTGTTATTATTAAGTGGGGGATTAAAAACACACAGATTTGAATAGTGggggattaaaaacacacggaTCTGAATAAGAcatattttggcgccatatgactaaaactcaggcgccaaaatgaatttctgccaaattccctttctttcagcctttctctaagttaccctttctctcagcctccatctatcactcacgaagactcactctgccctctccgccctcacgaagtctctccaccctcaactcatctctgcctcacgaagactcactccagagtggagctctttctccgcctcatgaagtcacgctccagagtggagcttctctgCCTCACGAGTTCTCTTCCTCACGCCCACTATCTCAGGTTCGTTTCTCTCATCCCTAATAATACAAATTGTTGGCTGAATGCTGTAGATTGATATGATAAAAAACCCATCTTTGATAGAAACTAGATTGATATGCAATTTTAGATATTGTTATGTTCAATGTTCAAGAGAAACAGCTATGAAGATTATAAGTCAAGAGATAAAAAAGATGTAGAGATCGAGTCATTTGAACTTGCAGTCTTGCAGGTCCCGTAGCTTGCTCTTGCAGGTCAGCCCTCTCTTTGTACCAAGTTCTCCTTTGCTCTATCAATGGAGGAGCCTCTTCTGTTCTGCAAAATACCTCAAACCCACCAGCTGTTTCACTCATTCTCACATACACAAATTAGGCACCTTTACTGTTTTCATGTTTCTTTTGCTTAATTAacttcttttatgtttttttttttactttgttcaCATTTTTCTTTGGTGTTGTAAATCTTGTATATGATAGAATACAGTCTTACTTGAATGGAAAAAGAAAATTACACTCTTGTAAATGAATCAGGTGGTCTCAGAATTTAGTAGCGTGTCGTACTTGCTTTGCTATATGATGACTGATCATATGATGGTATTCTTAAATTAGGTTTTTCTTGTTTGACCTTTTTAAATCTGGTCTAGATGAAAAATGGTCTCTTTTCATTTCCAGATCCTAATAAAATATTAAGATGTGATCGAACAATTCAGTCTTTTGCTAAAACAGGGGAAGGTTTATGCTTAAAGTATGTATTAAATCTATGTTGGTACATGCACCTCATAAATGTATACATGATATTCTAGTGTAAGGCACGTGTGCACGGGTTCTTGGTTTCCTTTAAGTCTGATATCTATAACTAATCAATAATATTAATGACCACATAATGCCAACAAATGTATACATAAATAATAACCAGGCAATTAAAATATAACTATATGCTCCTTGTGGTGTTATTATATAGGAAGGAACACTAGTCAATACCCATTTCttgttttctattattatgttcTTCTCTGTCCTTTGACCAGGTGGCTCTGGCTATTGCAAATACGGTTGGAGCAAGTATGCTGCTCCATCTGTGCGCTCTGCTACTTTCTTGGTCACCTTTTAACTACCAGCTTCAAATTTTcatcattcattcattcattaacCACAACTGTGTGTAATCCCAATTGTCACTTTCTCATATGCAGGAATTTGGtaacattgagtctccaatgtatACCAGACTTAGACAGTTTTTTTCCACTATTTATAGCAGGTAACTCCTCTCTTTTTCTTTGCTTTGGCTTTCATGAAATGAGCTTCTTtactcacatatgtatatttgataTGTCTTTTACAGGATGCAGGTAAGAGCACCATCACAGCTAGTGGTTGTGTCTATACCAATATTGCATTATGATGGTCAGCTTCTATATATTCATTGCCTTTTCTGTAATTTAGatagttcaatttttttgaagTTTGGTCGTGTAATTCCTTACTGAGACACTTGAGAATTGTGTGTTTTTCTTGTTTGAGACACTTTCTGTCCTTATGATGTGGTTTCTGTCTTTTTATTGCAGATACTGAATCTGCAAAAGCATCAAGACGGCAACTCAAGGAAGCTATATATACAACACTATTTAACATGAATGTTCCTGCTGTTTGTGCAATTAATCAGGTAAATTTCGCTAAGCCTTAACTTGTCGCTGCTGTTTAatattctaaaatatttaatactaaaagaaataagagtaattttttatttttttaaaactaggaTTCCGCTAACAATTGCTATGTAGGTATCCAAGAGAAACTTAAACCTCATACCTTGTGATATAGCAAGCCATATGCCTTATCATTTGAGCTACCCCTCTTTGGTAAAGAATTAAGATTAGTTTGTTTCATGCAAAAATGACATTTACCATCGAATATAGATTTCGAGGCCTTGATCCAATTTTCATTCTTCATTTTCCTTTTGTAAAGCAAGCTTCTGTGACTTGAGTGGTTGACAATCCTGAACAGGCACCAAATTTACTTATTAACACTATAAGCTGAGATGCTTTATGTACTTATGCTTGTTTATGAGTAATTTGGACCTTTTGCTTTTGGCTTAAAATGTTCGATTGATTCTTTGATAGATGTTTTTTATTTGTAAGATCTTATccattttttgtttttgaaaatgtaGGCAACTTTAGCTTTGTATGCTGCTAGAAGAACTTCAGGAATTGTTGTAAATATTGGGTTTCAAGTCACATCAGTTGTTCCAAGTAAGGAGTGATAGTTtctcttttatcttttatatgctttatgcTTCCTTAAACTATCAACAAGGTTTCATTTACCTATGATATATACTGATTAGCCCTGCAGTATAAGTTACAGTTTTAACTTTCCATGCAGCCTTGCTgcttttattcttcttttttcattttcattctaTGGATTTTCCAGTGCTTTCTTTTATATCATATCTTGGTTGCATTCAATGTTTGGGGATCTGAAATatactcttttcttttctttttcggcTTCTAGTTTTACATGGTAAAGTAATGCGCAAAGTGGGTGTGGAGGTTGTGGGACTGGGAGCACTAAAACTTACCGGGTTTCTTAAGGAGTTGATGCAGCAGAACAATATTAGTTTTGAATCGCTGTACACCATTCGCACTTTGAAAGAGGTACAAGTCTTGCTTGTTTCTTGAGTGCAGAATATTGTTGTTGAATATTTATCCTCGTTTTTCCTGACTGTAGTTATTCTGTTTTAATACTATCAGCTTTGCACCCTCAAAGAAAATATTTTGCTCATGGTACATTAAACTACTAATACCATTAGTATCCTGTGTTTTAGTGGAATGTTTCAAATTTTTTTTCTACTGCTCTTCTCTCTCATTTTTGTAAGGAGACCTTGCTGAAGCTGAGTTCTATTTATGACCTTACTTCTATACAGAATCTCTGTTATGTTGCCTATGATTATGAGGCTGAGCTACTCAAAGATACATGAGCATCATCTGACGCAGCAGGAGAAGGTCAATTCACTCTTTCAAAAGAGCGGTTTCAAACAGGAGAAATCTTATTCCAGCCACGAATGGCAGGAGTGTAAGTTCTGGAACTTATAATATTTATTGCTTCACGAGCACTGTCACGAAAGTTCCAACTGTGTGAATGCATGTGAGTGTGTGTGTGTGCTGCAAGGATATTAAAACTTCTACCATATAATTCATCGAAAAAGATGTCTTGAAATGCTTTATGTCTTGATTCTAGGCGTTAAAAATGTGACGAGAATACAGTTCTTCTAAGATAATATAATTGAGACTTCATGAAAGTATAGTGTTTAAATTGTGAAAAACATATGaataatatgcatataatcaggtAGTTGTTTCATTATTCTTCTACAAATTTGGTACAACTAATCTTGTTTTTCACTAGAATTGGAACTCTATAATATTGTAGTTTTTGTAAGTTACTATTATGTCTAGAATAAGGATAGTGGTATTTGTATATCTCATGTATTAATGACCACATAATGCCAACAATGTATACATAAATAATAACCaggcaattaaaatataacaagttACAGAAGTCTACTTGACACATGTTTATCTTATAAACCAGAAGTACAGTTGATGAATTTATAAGTTACTAATTTGCTCTCGACAACCTTTTGTTTCTTGCTAACTTACATGCAGTAAAACACTTTACTTGAACATGGTTAGGCCATTGTAACCCATGAACACTATTTATGTCTTCCCAAGTTGGTATCCTAGTGCAATATGAACCTTAATTTCAGGCCATCAAACAATGAAACCATTTGAACAATTTCATAAATTTCAAGTCCAATTCTTTAACTTAATTCCACCAAATAGAAAACCCAACATCATGATTGCTTCAGAACTCAGGAACCATGTAGAATAAACCAATAGCTATCTATACAAGCAAAATTTATAACTAAGAATTGAaactcatttaaaaaaaaaataaacatatagaCAAATGCATATACCTGTTAAGGATCATTGTAGCCAAGAAAAACTTGGAAAACATCACTGTCAAGAGGCATGTCTACTGTTTTATGACCTTTCCTAACAAAAGTGCTTGTTTCACTTCCATTACAGATCAAGGAGCCAACAAAAAACTGGTACTAAAATAAAGTAACACACTATTGAAGAATATTaagtattatattttaaaataagaaGAATATTCAGCAAAATAtgaataaacaaaattaaatatcaaCAGCTTGAATGAAAGAGCTACACTCTAATGTTCTACCAAGGCTATTGTTAGGGAAACTCTTTTATGtcattaaaaaaaagaaagagaagaaaaactcgAGTCTTTTTTAATCAGGTAAGTGATCAAATAATGATAGAATTTTTTAAATAACCCAATAAAAATGACAATACACAATGACAATACTGTCAATGCATGTATATGGAAAGGTTCACAACACACCAACTTATAGCTATCAAATTGATTCAAACAAAAATTATTTGAAACTGGCATGATGGATGGTGAAATTGAAAGCATTTAATCATAACTTTTACAAATGAAAATGGGTGGTTAAAAGAAGACATTACACTGTAAAATAAGCAGACAGACAAGCTCTGAAATAATTTGGTACCAAATAAATATAAAAGCTCCTCCTAGTTATGTTAAAAAGATagtattctaattatttaaaactaaatatGTATTAGGATTATATTAATTTCATGACAAGTTGATAATGCAATTACAGAGCACATATAATCCAAAAACGTAGAAAATGTAGTACTTTCTCAaaacttttttaattaatatcataaaaactAAGAAAAGAATTAATGGACACCATGGTGCTTAAATATCTCACATACACATCACTTTGAGTAAATGAATAGTTTAGCTCAATAGTTGGCCATtatgtttgtgtgtgtgtgtgtatataagCAAACCATAATGACATGGCCACTCTGAGCATATAACCATTGAATTCATCACTTTAATTTTTTGTCTACTGTTTTTGTCCATATAAATTGGCATAAAACAATTCAGTAAATGTTAGAGTCAGCATACTTGGAGCAAGCCAATGAAACCAATATATAATTAAGCAGCAGTACAAAAGAGAATATACGTATATAACTAAGTTAGACtaaaaccaaataaatttagGATGTTTATAACTAAGTTAGAGGTAACAAATAAAACCACTAACTAGATGAATCAATAGCACTAAGAAGAAACAGAAGAAAGGTTAGTCATAATATACCACAAATAGTACCTAGTCTCAATAGCACCATAAACTAGCAACCTGTCTTTCCAGACTTGTACAagaatcccaaaacacaacactcAGCACAAACACTCAACATTTTGCTACTTTTCCCAGATCCCCATCCAAAGAACTAATAAAATAGAGAGGATAActccaaaaaaattataattttaatctcatataATGGCATGGAAGCCAGCTACTAACAtattcaagaaaaattatttatttgctataatttttcttgaatatattacacatttttatttttatatataggtCATTTGATCGTAAAAAAATCGTGTAACGACATTGTTTCTAAACCATGAATTATAATCTAATGTTTAAGATTAAAATATTCTATTActtcttgaataaataaaaattatttctttttaGGCTTTAAATGATCTTCCTATATATAttgacaataataaataaatgtggaGCACTTGTTAATTTAAAACTCATTATAGCAACAGTGTATTCCATCTAGTATTACAATTTATTATTGACAAGTCTAAAAACCAGCAATCTTACCAAATAGAGTTGATAGGCTGAGGAAGTGGTAAAGGTCATGAAAAgttaatacaaaataatatgtacCTTTAATCTTAATTTATAGGAATGCTGATCTAGACTAAACCCAACTTTgggtctttctttttctttttcttttttttttaaggggAACCCAACTTTGGGTCTGCTTTACACTAAACACGTATAGAAAGCATCCGCTGAACAGTTTAAACAGTAAGAAAAATCTCTTCAGATTCTGAAAACAGTAAGAAAAATAGAAAGCccaatatttcaatgcaatatcACTCTTGTAAAGTTTAAACCCATCCACTGAACAGTTAAGCCTTATTCTGATTGGTCAtattccaacttttatttttggttgtttgagcttgcttgccatgttgtttagtttgttagtttatcatacatgcttgtttaatatctattgacaaattttaattttgtattaatcttttaagtattgattatattctttaggttggggatcgaattgacaaggagcattgcaaaggtaatttgcaagaggtacgaaatttgttcttttaactcttattattaatatctttaaaatgttagaggagtttgaatatcttaaatattcatccatagagaagtaggttctgaaattaaaattgtgtgttgcggtgataacgaaaggttgaaaacttgtgtgtattagagaagtaggttctggaaaattcgtttgtgtgctgcggtgatataaggaagaaaacttattgtgtgttgtttgaattttttgacttggtattgatagatggttaggtaagcttttatatgtatagattagatttttcattatatgtatagattaaaattttcattttgtcatattgttttcattatttccatatgtatagattagatttaattgccacaacccaagctaaaatcttgtctttgatccaaacccaattagttagtggctaccattttagaatctgatttttaaattaaaaacaacactagaatctcttgaaagCTTAATGAAACTAAAGTACTAGAAATTAGTAATAGATTTAGACCAAGAAATCTTTAGTGGGACTAAGAATCATGGTACTAGAAAATCAAGTAACTGCTATAACATACAATTAAAATTCTCAGCACTAGAACAATCAAAACCATTTGAGCAATAAGGAATGAATTTTAATaggtaaaaaaagaaaaagagaatatatAAACTTTAGAATGAATGAATCACTGAGATGATCTTATCATTGATTCACTATAGCATCTGGTTATCATTATAGCATATATATAATTAGTCATCATGATTTGTCTTACACGTGATGCATAAATTAAAGCAAGGATTTTGGAATGATTATTCATTGGAATTTAGAGTGTCCCACTAAAACAATTCCAATTAGTACTAATATTAAGGCTAATTCTTAACCAAATCCATTTAAAAAATCTGCTTTCAAAACAATAGAAAatctcctttttattttttttatggaaagtaaagaaaagaactaAAGAAATTAACATGTTccttttacttaattattttaagtCATAACGGTACTTAATAACGCTATGGTAACTATATATAGTTTTAAAAAACCAATGTAGTCTAGTACAGACAGATTGATAATTCCATAAGAGTGGACCCTATTCGTTTGATAATATGTTTTCAAGTGGTCCAGAAGAACATAAGATAACAGTCTAGCTTCAATCATTTTGGTTGgatcatttttcatttttgaccCTTTGATTCTTCTTTCTCAATGATTGAATGCTATTCATACATACCTACAAATTATGATTACTAcaaaatcaaaaataaataaatatacagcATTTGAACCTCAAAATTTGATTCAAAATATCTAGTGGATCCATCCAAAATAAATGTATATTCACAGTTCATGTCAACACTAACTATATATCTATAACTAACCATCACACAGTTTCAATTTATTGCAATTGTTAtggtttaattttagttttttttttaattttaaataatttaaatttacttttaattaattatattaagacacATGTATATAATTAGTTAGAGCACATATTTTGTCAAGTAttaaatcatctcaataaatttgAACCCTTTAGTTAGGCCTTCAAATTGGGATTTAACTTCCTTTAATGAGTTTGAAACCTCTGTAAACAGTAGTATCCCTTTTGTATACACCTATAAAAGATTAGAGGATCAACTTAATGAGTGAAGGAACAAAATAGTTCAGTAGTTGATGAAAAATATGTTAAAAGCATcataacaaacaaacaaaaaaatattacaagAAAAAATTTACATTCTCGATTTCATCCCTAAGAACATCATGATTAAGTGAATGGCTGAGGTTGTGGTGCCACTTAACTACATTGAAAAGAAATGGTGCTTCGAAACAAAACAAAATAGCCCAACTCAACATAATATAAAAACAACATttaacttttattaattctttGATCATTGAACCGCCAAAAAATTCAACccataaaaaaaaggaaaaaagcgAATTAGCACATAAGCACTTAATCATATCATCTCATGGCTCGACCATTTTACAATTTGTGCTTTTAGTCACTTCAATCTTACAGTTAAGCATGATATATAATTGATGGGGGATGCCAATTTTAGAGTGAAATGGCCAATATGATATGATAACTCAGTTCGAAGTTTTATCTTCTACTATATAACctaaatctttatttttttaaggtGTCATTTTAAAGAGATAGCTTTAAGGTGGTCTATAACTTCAACAACAGTAGTCATCACAATTTAAAACTGGTTTCCAAATGCATTTTTCAAATGAAACATTAACAATAAAACACTTGGTttattcaaaagaaaaaaaaacacttgGGATGTGTCTCCAGGTCTAGGTGTTGGGTTGCATGCGATAACCCTAATAGAAAcaataaaacataatatacatttatattaGAAATTGAATATTGTAAAATTTGTCACTAGTAAACATTCAGGCTTGTCAAGTGACAACATCACAGCTTCAAACGTAAGAACTAACATTTCCTAATACATGCAACGCTTCAAAGATTCaatgaattaatttaaaaattctaAGCATTTTTTGGAGGAAAAAAAATGTAATATGCACTGTTTAatgtttttggaaaaaaaatgaattaatttaaaaattctaAGATTTATTTGCATTTTTTGGTTGAAAATGGAGTGA is a window of Humulus lupulus chromosome 4, drHumLupu1.1, whole genome shotgun sequence DNA encoding:
- the LOC133829296 gene encoding actin-related protein 8-like — encoded protein: MYTRLRQFFSTIYSRMQVRAPSQLVVVSIPILHYDDTESAKASRRQLKEAIYTTLFNMNVPAVCAINQATLALYAARRTSGIVVNIGFQVTSVVPILHGKVMRKVGVEVVGLGALKLTGFLKELMQQNNISFESLYTIRTLKENLCYVAYDYEAELLKDT